In one window of Lytechinus pictus isolate F3 Inbred chromosome 19, Lp3.0, whole genome shotgun sequence DNA:
- the LOC129283047 gene encoding uncharacterized protein LOC129283047 isoform X1: MASSQNPARIMVWSTPRSVSTAFARSMSARGDTEVFWEPYLACYSFGPDREIHWGDGMPNMLNDKYTYSYIKELLNADYPGAKVLFVKGMVEGIRGHFDVVDRGYKHSFLIRHPKKSFRSLARIENDLNLSPVFNLRTFKDIYHDLERFYQFVQTDFGQSAPPIIDADDLVTQPEKILPKYCEAMGIAYTPKMLDWESVSADQLNWHCTDVGDIANPTLKDSIVLSNAMKGKGFGKAPDPTKETSSPAIVEECAEHALPAYERLYALRIQP, encoded by the exons ATGGCCAGCTCCCAGAACCCTGCTCGCATCATGGTCTGGAGCACGCCGCGGTCGGTGTCGACGGCGTTCGCGCGATCGATGTCGGCTCGAGGAGACACGGAGGTGTTCTGGGAGCCATACCTGGCCTGTTATTCGTTTGGACCCGATCGGGAGATCCACTGGGGAGATGGTATGCCAA ATATGCTGAATGACAAGTACACGTACAGTTATATCAAGGAGCTTCTAAACGCCGATTATCCGGGTGCCAAAGTCCTCTTCGTCAAGGGAATGGTCGAAGGAATCAGAGGTCACTTCGACGTCGTCGACCGTGGTTACAAGCACTCCTTTCTCATCCGACATCCAAAGAAGTCCTTCCGCTCTCTTGCGCGCATCGAGAACGACCTCAATCTCAGCCCGGTATTCAATCTCCGCACGTTCAAGGACATCTACCACGACCTAGAGAGGTTCTATCAATTCGTCCAGACGGATTTCGGCCAGTCAGCGCCTCCCATCATCGACGCAGACGACCTGGTGACACAACCCGAGAAGATCCTACCGAAGTACTGCGAAGCAATGGGCATCGCGTACACTCCCAAGATGCTGGACTGGGAAAGTGTCAGCGCCGATCAGCTGAACTGGCACTGCACTGACGTCGGGGACATCGCCAACCCGACTCTGAAGGACAGCATCGTGCTATCGAATGCCATGAAAGGGAAGGGTTTTGGCAAGGCCCCCGATCCCACGAAGGAAACCTCGAGTCCCGCCATTGTGGAAGAGTGTGCAGAGCACGCACTACCTGCATACGAAAGGCTCTACGCTCTGCGTATCCAACCATAG
- the LOC129283047 gene encoding uncharacterized protein LOC129283047 isoform X2, protein MASSQNPARIMVWSTPRSVSTAFARSMSARGDTEVFWEPYLACYSFGPDREIHWGDDMLNDKYTYSYIKELLNADYPGAKVLFVKGMVEGIRGHFDVVDRGYKHSFLIRHPKKSFRSLARIENDLNLSPVFNLRTFKDIYHDLERFYQFVQTDFGQSAPPIIDADDLVTQPEKILPKYCEAMGIAYTPKMLDWESVSADQLNWHCTDVGDIANPTLKDSIVLSNAMKGKGFGKAPDPTKETSSPAIVEECAEHALPAYERLYALRIQP, encoded by the exons ATGGCCAGCTCCCAGAACCCTGCTCGCATCATGGTCTGGAGCACGCCGCGGTCGGTGTCGACGGCGTTCGCGCGATCGATGTCGGCTCGAGGAGACACGGAGGTGTTCTGGGAGCCATACCTGGCCTGTTATTCGTTTGGACCCGATCGGGAGATCCACTGGGGAGATG ATATGCTGAATGACAAGTACACGTACAGTTATATCAAGGAGCTTCTAAACGCCGATTATCCGGGTGCCAAAGTCCTCTTCGTCAAGGGAATGGTCGAAGGAATCAGAGGTCACTTCGACGTCGTCGACCGTGGTTACAAGCACTCCTTTCTCATCCGACATCCAAAGAAGTCCTTCCGCTCTCTTGCGCGCATCGAGAACGACCTCAATCTCAGCCCGGTATTCAATCTCCGCACGTTCAAGGACATCTACCACGACCTAGAGAGGTTCTATCAATTCGTCCAGACGGATTTCGGCCAGTCAGCGCCTCCCATCATCGACGCAGACGACCTGGTGACACAACCCGAGAAGATCCTACCGAAGTACTGCGAAGCAATGGGCATCGCGTACACTCCCAAGATGCTGGACTGGGAAAGTGTCAGCGCCGATCAGCTGAACTGGCACTGCACTGACGTCGGGGACATCGCCAACCCGACTCTGAAGGACAGCATCGTGCTATCGAATGCCATGAAAGGGAAGGGTTTTGGCAAGGCCCCCGATCCCACGAAGGAAACCTCGAGTCCCGCCATTGTGGAAGAGTGTGCAGAGCACGCACTACCTGCATACGAAAGGCTCTACGCTCTGCGTATCCAACCATAG
- the LOC129282810 gene encoding neuron navigator 2-like isoform X1, whose protein sequence is MTSGPVSVPYGGYRPYYHPEAHVVAAFEQSLSNMTNRLQRLTSTADQKDSELQDLREKIEQLKVAHISNTQGLLSNGISNGGVNGQKKSSSIQARENTGTEGRMTRQMSTDSMSSLASMTSMSSVGSAVTDTEMLESKKKKKKNWTSSSGEKIRSSFRAAFTRKKKMSGTITDTEDMESNVSLSNGSIPSNGQLKTSASTSAIYDSPESKEMITDLKKQLRDRESKLTDVKLEALSSQHQLDQLKEAMNKMKNEMSVLKQENERLQRQVSSRRSLEANSSQASLNSLGSSKRLSRDSLDRHRLSTHSDHGSLDILLDDNSGMTSNSKRIVVTVALGGLQDPLTQPTTVSTPLQEVLIGTIGISSKTNWDTLDSVVRRIFKEYVLRIDPVTNLGLSSESIMCYVVGEIMRTKESESPELLPCGYLVGENISIRIFVKDHLQNSCDSLVFETLIPKPIMQRYVSLLMEHRRIIMCGPSGTGKTYLAQKLAEYIVHRLGKDVTADSINTFNVDHKSGKELKQYLSSIAEQCETGGNDMPQVVILDNLHHAGALGDIFSGFIKYQKCPYIIGTMNQATCSSTNLQLHHNFRWVLCANHMEPVKGFLGRYLRRKLVEYEIGHNTRNNDLIKMVDWMPKVWLHLNKFLETHSSSDVTIGPRLFLSCPIDLAGSQVWFTDLWNYSIVPYLLEAVREGLQLYGRKASWEDPAEWVIDSYPWMASSSQDWPSLLRLRPEDVGFDGYSMHSGLKGSTQGQQGQGEVEGDPLFNMLMRLQEAANCPNSHSCDSDSVDSMGMSSEDISVEITV, encoded by the exons GCCCACGTGGTGGCAGCCTTTGAGCAGAGTCTGTCCAACATGACCAACCGGCTGCAGCGCCTGACCTCCACAGCCGACCAGAAGGACAGCGAGCTCCAGGACTTGCGGGAGAAGATCGAGCAGCTGAAGGTGGCCCACATCAGCAACACTCAGGGACTACTCTCCAATGGCATATCCAACGGAGGGGTGAACGGCCAGAAGAAATCCAGTAGCATCCAAGCAAGGGAAAACACAG gtACAGAAGGTCGTATGACCCGTCAGATGTCCACTGATTCTATGTCGTCATTAGCTAGTATGACAAGCATGTCTAGCGTAGGATCAGCCGTAACAGACACCGAGATGCTGGaatcaaagaagaagaagaagaagaattgg ACATCCTCATCTGGTGAAAAG ATCCGAAGTTCATTCCGAGCAGCGTTCACTCGTAAGAAGAAGATGAGCGGTACGATAACGGACACGGAAGATATGGAGAGTAACGTATCATTATCGAACGGGAGTATCCCGAGCAATGGGCAGCTTAAAACGTCCGCATCCACCTCAGC GATCTATGACTCGCCGGAGAGTAAAGAAATGATCACCGATCTCAAGAAGCAACTGAGGGATAGGGAGAGTAAGTTAACCGATGTCAAGTTAGAGGCCTTGAGTTCACAGCATCAACTCGATCAGCTGAAAGAAGCTATGAACAAAATGAAG AACGAGATGAGTGTATTAAAACAAGAGAACGAGAGATTACAGAGGCAGGTCTCATCCAGAAGATCATTAGAAGCCAACTCTTCTCAAGCTTCCTTGAATTCACTAGGTTCATCAAAGAGACTCAGTAGAGATTCTCTCG atcGTCACAGATTAAGTACCCATTCAGACCATGGCAGTCTTGATATCTTATTAGACGATAACTCCGGCATGACGAGCAACAGCAAACGTATCGTCGTCACGGTAGCACTTGGAGGCCTTCAAGATCCGTTGACCCAGCCTACA ACGGTCTCCACACCTCTTCAAGAAGTTCTGATAGGTACGATAGGCATCAGTAGCAAGACGAATTGGGACACGTTAGATAGTGTGGTTAGGAGAATATTCAAG GAGTATGTGCTAAGAATAGATCCCGTGACCAACCTAGGCCTAAGTTCTGAAAGCATCATGTGCTACGTAGTGGGTGAGATCATGAGGACGAAGGAATCGGAATCACCGGAACTTCTACCCTGCGGGTATCTCGTCGGAGAAAACATTTCCATCAGGATATTCGTGAAAG ATCATTTACAGAACAGCTGCGATTCCTTGGTGTTCGAGACCCTCATCCCGAAGCCCATCATGCAACGCTATGTATCCCTTCTCATGGAACATAGACGGATCATCATGTGCGGACCCAGCGGGACGGGAAAGACGTACCTGGCACAGAAACTTGCAGAGTACATAGTCCACAG ATTAGGGAAAGATGTGACAGCAGACTCCATCAATACCTTCAACGTTGATCACAAATCCGGAAAGGAACTCAAGCAATATTTATCATCGATAGCAGAGCAGTGTGAAACAGG TGGTAATGACATGCCCCAGGTTGTGATCCTAGACAACCTACATCACGCTGGTGCCCTTGGGGACATCTTCAGCGGCTTCATCAAGTACCAGAAGTGCCCCTACATCATCGGCACCATGAACCAAGCGACCTGCTCCTCAACGAATCTACAACTCCACCACAACTTCAG ATGGGTGCTATGTGCCAACCACATGGAGCCCGTCAAAGGTTTCCTGGGGCGCTACCTCCGCAGGAAGCTGGTGGAGTACGAGATCGGCCACAACACCCGCAACAACGACCTGATCAAGATGGTGGACTGGATGCCCAAGGTCTGGCTACACCTCAACAAGTTCCTGGAGACCCACAGCTCTTCGGACGTGACCATCGGACCGAGGTTGTTCCTGTCTTGTCCTATCGACCTGGCCGGGTCTCAGGTCTGGTTCACCGACCTGTGGAACTACTCCATCGTGCCCTATCTCCTGGAGGCTGTCAGGGAAGGACTACAG CTCTACGGGCGCAAGGCATCGTGGGAAGACCCGGCGGAGTGGGTGATTGACAGTTACCCCTGGATGGCAAGCTCCTCCCAGGACTGGCCCTCGCTTCTCAGGTTACGACCGGAGGATGTAGGCTTTGATGGCTACAGCATGCACTCTGGGCTCAAGGGGTCAACGCAGGGTCAGCAAGGTCAAGGAGAGGTCGAAGGTGACCCATTG TTCAACATGCTAATGAGACTCCAAGAAGCGGCCAACTGTCCCAACTCGCATTCTTGCGACAGCGACAGCGTGGACTCGATGGGAATGAGCAGCGAGGACATCTCCGTGGAAATCACTGTCTGA
- the LOC129282810 gene encoding neuron navigator 2-like isoform X2, whose product MTSGPVSVPYGGYRPYYHPEAHVVAAFEQSLSNMTNRLQRLTSTADQKDSELQDLREKIEQLKVAHISNTQGLLSNGISNGGVNGQKKSSSIQARENTGTEGRMTRQMSTDSMSSLASMTSMSSVGSAVTDTEMLESKKKKKKNWIRSSFRAAFTRKKKMSGTITDTEDMESNVSLSNGSIPSNGQLKTSASTSAIYDSPESKEMITDLKKQLRDRESKLTDVKLEALSSQHQLDQLKEAMNKMKNEMSVLKQENERLQRQVSSRRSLEANSSQASLNSLGSSKRLSRDSLDRHRLSTHSDHGSLDILLDDNSGMTSNSKRIVVTVALGGLQDPLTQPTTVSTPLQEVLIGTIGISSKTNWDTLDSVVRRIFKEYVLRIDPVTNLGLSSESIMCYVVGEIMRTKESESPELLPCGYLVGENISIRIFVKDHLQNSCDSLVFETLIPKPIMQRYVSLLMEHRRIIMCGPSGTGKTYLAQKLAEYIVHRLGKDVTADSINTFNVDHKSGKELKQYLSSIAEQCETGGNDMPQVVILDNLHHAGALGDIFSGFIKYQKCPYIIGTMNQATCSSTNLQLHHNFRWVLCANHMEPVKGFLGRYLRRKLVEYEIGHNTRNNDLIKMVDWMPKVWLHLNKFLETHSSSDVTIGPRLFLSCPIDLAGSQVWFTDLWNYSIVPYLLEAVREGLQLYGRKASWEDPAEWVIDSYPWMASSSQDWPSLLRLRPEDVGFDGYSMHSGLKGSTQGQQGQGEVEGDPLFNMLMRLQEAANCPNSHSCDSDSVDSMGMSSEDISVEITV is encoded by the exons GCCCACGTGGTGGCAGCCTTTGAGCAGAGTCTGTCCAACATGACCAACCGGCTGCAGCGCCTGACCTCCACAGCCGACCAGAAGGACAGCGAGCTCCAGGACTTGCGGGAGAAGATCGAGCAGCTGAAGGTGGCCCACATCAGCAACACTCAGGGACTACTCTCCAATGGCATATCCAACGGAGGGGTGAACGGCCAGAAGAAATCCAGTAGCATCCAAGCAAGGGAAAACACAG gtACAGAAGGTCGTATGACCCGTCAGATGTCCACTGATTCTATGTCGTCATTAGCTAGTATGACAAGCATGTCTAGCGTAGGATCAGCCGTAACAGACACCGAGATGCTGGaatcaaagaagaagaagaagaagaattgg ATCCGAAGTTCATTCCGAGCAGCGTTCACTCGTAAGAAGAAGATGAGCGGTACGATAACGGACACGGAAGATATGGAGAGTAACGTATCATTATCGAACGGGAGTATCCCGAGCAATGGGCAGCTTAAAACGTCCGCATCCACCTCAGC GATCTATGACTCGCCGGAGAGTAAAGAAATGATCACCGATCTCAAGAAGCAACTGAGGGATAGGGAGAGTAAGTTAACCGATGTCAAGTTAGAGGCCTTGAGTTCACAGCATCAACTCGATCAGCTGAAAGAAGCTATGAACAAAATGAAG AACGAGATGAGTGTATTAAAACAAGAGAACGAGAGATTACAGAGGCAGGTCTCATCCAGAAGATCATTAGAAGCCAACTCTTCTCAAGCTTCCTTGAATTCACTAGGTTCATCAAAGAGACTCAGTAGAGATTCTCTCG atcGTCACAGATTAAGTACCCATTCAGACCATGGCAGTCTTGATATCTTATTAGACGATAACTCCGGCATGACGAGCAACAGCAAACGTATCGTCGTCACGGTAGCACTTGGAGGCCTTCAAGATCCGTTGACCCAGCCTACA ACGGTCTCCACACCTCTTCAAGAAGTTCTGATAGGTACGATAGGCATCAGTAGCAAGACGAATTGGGACACGTTAGATAGTGTGGTTAGGAGAATATTCAAG GAGTATGTGCTAAGAATAGATCCCGTGACCAACCTAGGCCTAAGTTCTGAAAGCATCATGTGCTACGTAGTGGGTGAGATCATGAGGACGAAGGAATCGGAATCACCGGAACTTCTACCCTGCGGGTATCTCGTCGGAGAAAACATTTCCATCAGGATATTCGTGAAAG ATCATTTACAGAACAGCTGCGATTCCTTGGTGTTCGAGACCCTCATCCCGAAGCCCATCATGCAACGCTATGTATCCCTTCTCATGGAACATAGACGGATCATCATGTGCGGACCCAGCGGGACGGGAAAGACGTACCTGGCACAGAAACTTGCAGAGTACATAGTCCACAG ATTAGGGAAAGATGTGACAGCAGACTCCATCAATACCTTCAACGTTGATCACAAATCCGGAAAGGAACTCAAGCAATATTTATCATCGATAGCAGAGCAGTGTGAAACAGG TGGTAATGACATGCCCCAGGTTGTGATCCTAGACAACCTACATCACGCTGGTGCCCTTGGGGACATCTTCAGCGGCTTCATCAAGTACCAGAAGTGCCCCTACATCATCGGCACCATGAACCAAGCGACCTGCTCCTCAACGAATCTACAACTCCACCACAACTTCAG ATGGGTGCTATGTGCCAACCACATGGAGCCCGTCAAAGGTTTCCTGGGGCGCTACCTCCGCAGGAAGCTGGTGGAGTACGAGATCGGCCACAACACCCGCAACAACGACCTGATCAAGATGGTGGACTGGATGCCCAAGGTCTGGCTACACCTCAACAAGTTCCTGGAGACCCACAGCTCTTCGGACGTGACCATCGGACCGAGGTTGTTCCTGTCTTGTCCTATCGACCTGGCCGGGTCTCAGGTCTGGTTCACCGACCTGTGGAACTACTCCATCGTGCCCTATCTCCTGGAGGCTGTCAGGGAAGGACTACAG CTCTACGGGCGCAAGGCATCGTGGGAAGACCCGGCGGAGTGGGTGATTGACAGTTACCCCTGGATGGCAAGCTCCTCCCAGGACTGGCCCTCGCTTCTCAGGTTACGACCGGAGGATGTAGGCTTTGATGGCTACAGCATGCACTCTGGGCTCAAGGGGTCAACGCAGGGTCAGCAAGGTCAAGGAGAGGTCGAAGGTGACCCATTG TTCAACATGCTAATGAGACTCCAAGAAGCGGCCAACTGTCCCAACTCGCATTCTTGCGACAGCGACAGCGTGGACTCGATGGGAATGAGCAGCGAGGACATCTCCGTGGAAATCACTGTCTGA
- the LOC129282810 gene encoding neuron navigator 2-like isoform X3, with translation MTSGPVSVPYGGYRPYYHPEAHVVAAFEQSLSNMTNRLQRLTSTADQKDSELQDLREKIEQLKVAHISNTQGLLSNGISNGGVNGQKKSSSIQARENTGTEGRMTRQMSTDSMSSLASMTSMSSVGSAVTDTEMLESKKKKKKNWTSSSGEKIRSSFRAAFTRKKKMSGTITDTEDMESNVSLSNGSIPSNGQLKTSASTSAIYDSPESKEMITDLKKQLRDRESKLTDVKLEALSSQHQLDQLKEAMNKMKNEMSVLKQENERLQRQVSSRRSLEANSSQASLNSLGSSKRLSRDSLDRHRLSTHSDHGSLDILLDDNSGMTSNSKRIVVTVALGGLQDPLTQPTTVSTPLQEVLIGTIGISSKTNWDTLDSVVRRIFKEYVLRIDPVTNLGLSSESIMCYVVGEIMRTKESESPELLPCGYLVGENISIRIFVKDHLQNSCDSLVFETLIPKPIMQRYVSLLMEHRRIIMCGPSGTGKTYLAQKLAEYIVHRLGKDVTADSINTFNVDHKSGKELKQYLSSIAEQCETGGNDMPQVVILDNLHHAGALGDIFSGFIKYQKCPYIIGTMNQATCSSTNLQLHHNFRWVLCANHMEPVKGFLGRYLRRKLVEYEIGHNTRNNDLIKMVDWMPKVWLHLNKFLETHSSSDVTIGPRLFLSCPIDLAGSQVWFTDLWNYSIVPYLLEAVREGLQLYGRKASWEDPAEWVIDSYPWMASSSQDWPSLLRLRPEDVGFDGYSMHSGLKGSTQGQQGQGEVEGDPLLSMLMHLQEASGYSSPRSCESPTI, from the exons GCCCACGTGGTGGCAGCCTTTGAGCAGAGTCTGTCCAACATGACCAACCGGCTGCAGCGCCTGACCTCCACAGCCGACCAGAAGGACAGCGAGCTCCAGGACTTGCGGGAGAAGATCGAGCAGCTGAAGGTGGCCCACATCAGCAACACTCAGGGACTACTCTCCAATGGCATATCCAACGGAGGGGTGAACGGCCAGAAGAAATCCAGTAGCATCCAAGCAAGGGAAAACACAG gtACAGAAGGTCGTATGACCCGTCAGATGTCCACTGATTCTATGTCGTCATTAGCTAGTATGACAAGCATGTCTAGCGTAGGATCAGCCGTAACAGACACCGAGATGCTGGaatcaaagaagaagaagaagaagaattgg ACATCCTCATCTGGTGAAAAG ATCCGAAGTTCATTCCGAGCAGCGTTCACTCGTAAGAAGAAGATGAGCGGTACGATAACGGACACGGAAGATATGGAGAGTAACGTATCATTATCGAACGGGAGTATCCCGAGCAATGGGCAGCTTAAAACGTCCGCATCCACCTCAGC GATCTATGACTCGCCGGAGAGTAAAGAAATGATCACCGATCTCAAGAAGCAACTGAGGGATAGGGAGAGTAAGTTAACCGATGTCAAGTTAGAGGCCTTGAGTTCACAGCATCAACTCGATCAGCTGAAAGAAGCTATGAACAAAATGAAG AACGAGATGAGTGTATTAAAACAAGAGAACGAGAGATTACAGAGGCAGGTCTCATCCAGAAGATCATTAGAAGCCAACTCTTCTCAAGCTTCCTTGAATTCACTAGGTTCATCAAAGAGACTCAGTAGAGATTCTCTCG atcGTCACAGATTAAGTACCCATTCAGACCATGGCAGTCTTGATATCTTATTAGACGATAACTCCGGCATGACGAGCAACAGCAAACGTATCGTCGTCACGGTAGCACTTGGAGGCCTTCAAGATCCGTTGACCCAGCCTACA ACGGTCTCCACACCTCTTCAAGAAGTTCTGATAGGTACGATAGGCATCAGTAGCAAGACGAATTGGGACACGTTAGATAGTGTGGTTAGGAGAATATTCAAG GAGTATGTGCTAAGAATAGATCCCGTGACCAACCTAGGCCTAAGTTCTGAAAGCATCATGTGCTACGTAGTGGGTGAGATCATGAGGACGAAGGAATCGGAATCACCGGAACTTCTACCCTGCGGGTATCTCGTCGGAGAAAACATTTCCATCAGGATATTCGTGAAAG ATCATTTACAGAACAGCTGCGATTCCTTGGTGTTCGAGACCCTCATCCCGAAGCCCATCATGCAACGCTATGTATCCCTTCTCATGGAACATAGACGGATCATCATGTGCGGACCCAGCGGGACGGGAAAGACGTACCTGGCACAGAAACTTGCAGAGTACATAGTCCACAG ATTAGGGAAAGATGTGACAGCAGACTCCATCAATACCTTCAACGTTGATCACAAATCCGGAAAGGAACTCAAGCAATATTTATCATCGATAGCAGAGCAGTGTGAAACAGG TGGTAATGACATGCCCCAGGTTGTGATCCTAGACAACCTACATCACGCTGGTGCCCTTGGGGACATCTTCAGCGGCTTCATCAAGTACCAGAAGTGCCCCTACATCATCGGCACCATGAACCAAGCGACCTGCTCCTCAACGAATCTACAACTCCACCACAACTTCAG ATGGGTGCTATGTGCCAACCACATGGAGCCCGTCAAAGGTTTCCTGGGGCGCTACCTCCGCAGGAAGCTGGTGGAGTACGAGATCGGCCACAACACCCGCAACAACGACCTGATCAAGATGGTGGACTGGATGCCCAAGGTCTGGCTACACCTCAACAAGTTCCTGGAGACCCACAGCTCTTCGGACGTGACCATCGGACCGAGGTTGTTCCTGTCTTGTCCTATCGACCTGGCCGGGTCTCAGGTCTGGTTCACCGACCTGTGGAACTACTCCATCGTGCCCTATCTCCTGGAGGCTGTCAGGGAAGGACTACAG CTCTACGGGCGCAAGGCATCGTGGGAAGACCCGGCGGAGTGGGTGATTGACAGTTACCCCTGGATGGCAAGCTCCTCCCAGGACTGGCCCTCGCTTCTCAGGTTACGACCGGAGGATGTAGGCTTTGATGGCTACAGCATGCACTCTGGGCTCAAGGGGTCAACGCAGGGTCAGCAAGGTCAAGGAGAGGTCGAAGGTGACCCATTG TTAAGCATGCTCATGCATCTGCAGGAGGCATCGGGCTATTCGAGCCCACGTAGTTGTGAGAGCCCTACCATTTAG